The nucleotide sequence TTCTAGTCTACTAATCAACCGGTTGTTAATTTTCTCATGGCTAATTATGATAAACATTAGAAAGAAAGTCAAGGAAGAACTTCCAGAGTATGTTTTGGAAGGAGAGTGGATGAAAGATGGGGTTAGAGAGATTGTTATTTAGAAGGATGATTTGAAGCACTTGTTTATAGTCAGAGATAAGATACTGAGTCAAGACCATAATGCTAGTACATTAAGGTACAGAGACTTGGCCCAGATTTGTTGCCCTGTCTTTATCCCATCACTTTGCCCCTTCTTGCCTCTATCCTCCCAATCCTGATGGAAGGTTGTAAATGGATTTGACAGTCTGCAGTTACATTTGTGAAGTAGCAAGTTGATCACCTTTTGAAAGGAGTCAAGACTAGGAGGATTTAAGAGGAGCAAGTGATGCTTTCTAGAGCATCTGGCTTACTGCCCAGGAAGAGCGGCTGCACCCAGAAGCTGTTGGAGGCAGCAAGCTGACTTGGAGATGAATGACTGCACCACAGGGTACCTGCCTGTCTCCTACCTTTGAATGGTCTGACCTTCCAACCAGCTTGCCTGGGGATATGCTGCCCAGCTGGTGGCCTGACTATTTTTCCTTGTGACCACCAGGGGATCAAGTATTTGCTGGGCTAGAAGAGCAAGCCCGCCAGGCGATGATGAAAACTGATTTTCCTGGAGACCTTGGCAGTCAGCGACAAGCTATCCAACAACTAAGAGATCAGGACTCCAGTAGCAGTGAGTTCTGCACCTTCTGGTAATGACTCAGGGCAATGGGAGAAGAATTATCAGAGTGTGTGTGCTCTGGGGATTGTGCATGGGGGTTGGGAGAAAgacatgaaaaaggagatatGTGGCTCCTCAGTGTCCCCAAAGGTGGTCTAAGGTGTGTGGGCATATGTTTATCCAGAAAAAGAGGACAGGTTtggcattttatttatatatatatctaattttttttttttttttgagatggagtctcgctcttgttgcccaggctggagtgcaatggcgtgatctcagctcactgcaacctctgcctcccaggttcaagcgattctcctgcttcagcctcctgagtagctgggattacaggcacccgccaccactcccagctaactttgtatttttagtagagacgggtttctccatgttggtcaggctgatctcgaactcccgacctcaggtgatccacttgcctcggccttccaaagtgctgggattacaggcgtgagccaccgcgcctggccaatgtgTATGTTTTTAGCTTATGGACTATAGTACTTGGCACAGTGCCACATGCAGATAGGTGTGTCAGTTGTGATAGGCAATGATATAGGAATAAATAGTGCTCTAGCAGTCCCTGGGTTAGGtcaaatgacaagaaaaaaatccctGTCTCCTAGGATCTATGTATTTGTAATCAATAAAATATAAGGGTGGCATTAATGAAACCTTGCTTGAAGGCCCAGTTTTAATGTGAAACAAGAAGATTTGCTTAGTAATGAGGTTATGCAGTATATAAAATGCTAACATCAAGGTCTTCCCATACCAGTTCCCTAAGAAAATCTCTGTGGTTAAGACAGTAGCTGTTATAAGTTGAGCCTCATGGATTGTCTGTCTGTCCTGTGACCTGTCTGAACAAACACGTCTTGAGATGTGTTTTCCTAGGAAGATTTCAGCACTTTCCCCACTTCATCCATTTGATATAGGTTATTATTAGTATGAATTCAGAATGACTTTTCCAGTTTTTCATCACGTTTGAGGCTGGGTTGGGTGAAAACGGAGAGAGGACTCTGCAACCTTCTAGGAACTTTTTTCCACCCAAGCTAATAATTAATCAACATcaacaacataaaataatttagcaGTTAATTGCTCGGGCACAGAAAAATGAACCCAAACCTATGGAAGCCACCACTTTCTTGAGTAGCAGGTAGGAATTACAATATCTGCAAAAGTCTAATAGGTTTCCATTCTGAAGGATGTACTATCCCTCCAGAcagtacacatttttaaaaacattttctagtaGCGAGATATATTTGGATTAttgcaaaattacaaaaatatgttcAATACATCACTTTATATTATACTAAGTTTACAAGTATTTCAAATAAGCTGGTGAGAAAACATGGTGTGATCTAATCTGTGCCCATCCTTCATTATTGAATTGGATTCAAATGAAAGGAACTTTGGGTTAGGGAATAAGACACACAAACCATAGCTCTTTCCAGGCCCCAAATCCAGTCCACCAGTTGCCTGGAGTATCTAATAAGGACACATGTAACTACTAGCAGATGATTTGGTTAGACCTTCTCATGAAGAAAGGGAGTGTAACTAGTTttgccaaggaagaagggaaaTATAAGGGGTGTTGCTCACATACTGGTGGATTTAGATATTATGCAAGGGGTAGTAGGAAGACAGGCAGCACTGTTAGCTAGGAAATCTGAGTCTCATGTGGACAGCCTGGTGAGACTCTGCCCTATATTTCTCTCTTGCTCACATCAGGCCCAGAAGTCCAGGATCCAGGTGGGGTTAAGATAGGGCTGGAGTGTGACAGCTTCCCTAGGCTTGGCTACCTCTTGTGATCTTCAAGGTACTAGCACTTTATTTGTTTCCCTTTCAGAAAGAACtacatttgttatttgttttccggatcctttttcattttctattttataagtaatagagaagaaaaatcagcGCACATGTGGCTGGGGAATTCCCCATAGCCACATCCTACCCCTAAAACTAAAACTTAACTCAATTCCTATGTTAGTCACAATAAATTACATTTCATCCTAAAGAATGGCCCGTTCCTTCCACTTAATGCATGGAGTTACCCATCAGATAATCCAAATCATCAACAGAAACAGCGGATTTACGTAGTTCAGAATGCCGTGTTACAATAGTAGAGTAAGAACCGAGTGAGTCGGATACCACTGCAAAGTGCCTGAGGTTGGTTGCTGTGCTAATTTTTTCACTGTAATGAGCAGCCCTTTCCCTATAAAGTGACATCATTTCAAACTAATTTCCTGCTGCTTCTTTTGCTGGTAAGAGGGAAGAAAAACTCGATGTTTCTGTAAGTCTGCCTTGGGGTTTGCTGGGAAAGAAGAGATTAGTGGGGTTCAGAGTAGAACAGTATAGTGACACCATGGAGAAGTTGTGCAGGGGGCTCATGGCAAAATCAGTGGAAAGTGTTGGTAAGTCAGAGGTGGTGTACAGTGGGAATGAGCTCGGTGTAAGGTGCTTGGGGAGGTGTGATTTGAAGTGTGAGATATTTGAAAACCATGAGTCAGgaagattatttttataatcatattGAGGGCACAGTAACCATTTCCAATGCAGTTTTGCCTCACATCTTCCCTTTACGTGTATATGGCATAACAAATGACAGCTATAGCTGGTTTCCACTTGATGTAATATGTACCCAACAACACTATATAAACTATATTATGGAAgatctgaaaatgttttctaacTGCCAACTGTAGGGTGGAGAGCAGCTCAGGATGTATTCATGCAAAAATCAGAACAAGTAACCAGTTTGTGTGTTCCAGGTGACAGTGAGGGTGATGAAGAGGAGACCACACAAGACGAAGTCTCTTCCCACACATCAGAGGAAGATGGAGGGGTGGTCAAAGTGGAGAAAGAGTTAGAAAATACACAACAGCCTGTTGGTGGGAACGAAGTGGTAGAGCACGAGGCAAGTGACAGTGGCTCCTGGGTCCAGGTCCAACAATGCCCTACCCTTCTGCCTACCCTTATGCTGCTCACCCCTGTGGCACAGTCTTTGCCTCTGATGGTCTCCTGGGCCTGCACAGGAGGCCTCTTCCTTCATGGCACCAGAACCCACACCTCAGACTCTCAGTTCTCACCACATTCAGCTTTCCTTTTCCATCCATGAATCACTGCGCTTGTGCACAGCTCTCTTTCCTGCAGCTCCTCACATCTTTCTAGACAGGAGAGCTACTTTGATGAAGTAGAAAGCTGACTTCCCAAGGTGGACTCTTGAACGTGCTTGCAAATCTAAGTCAAGGTGTCACCTGGAGTGCCACCTTCTCACTAACTTGTTTCCTGAGGATTCCTGAAAGGAACATGACAGGAAAAACACTACCCCTGTCTGCAGAGTttatcttcagggaaaaaaatagattgaCTCTCTCAGGCAATCCTGTGTCCTCATGGCTGAAAGCCATAATTCCCTTTCAACTATTACTTTTTCCTTCAGCCCACAATGGGAAACTAAGAATAACATGTGCCATCAGTCTGGGTTCCTTTTAACAGTATATCCTGTTTAAAAAGCTGGGGCAGGGAAGAGATGAGTCCTAATAGTCCTAATGAGTTGCCTATTTGTTGAATCACAGGTCACAGGGAATTTGAATTCTGACCCCTTGCTTGAACTCTGCCAGTGTCCCCTCTGCCAGCTAGACTGCGGGAGCCGGGAGCAGTTGATTGCTCATGTGTACCAGGTATGCATCGGGGAGCTATGTGCTCTGGAACACAAGTGTGGGCAGCTTGTCTGTAGCCCAGATCCCGGTTTGGCCTTTGTCTCTCTCTGGCTCCTGAAGGAGTCATGGGTTGTCGCTTCCATTAAGATTCGTCTTagggaggctgggcgcagtggctcacgcctgtaatcccagcactttgggaagccgaggcgggtggatcacttgaagtcaggagttcaagatcagcctggccaacatggtgaaaccctatctctatcaaaaatacaaaaattagccagatgtggtggcatgcacctgtagtcccagctactcgggaggctgaggcaggagaatcgcttgaacccagtaggtggaggtcacagtgagccaagatcacaccattacactccagcctgggtgacagaattagactctgtctcaaaaaaaaaaaaaaaaaaatgcggcccaaagccaggcgtggtggctcacacccagaatcccagcgctttgagaggctgaggtgggaaggattgCTTAAccttaggaattcaagaccagcctgggcaacatagcaagaccccagctctacaaaaaattttttaaaaattagctgggcatggtggcatgcacctgtagtaccagttacttagaagactgaggtgggaggatagcttgagcctaggaggttgaggctgcagtgatcatgcttcagctcgggtgacagagtgagactgtattgaaaaagaaaaaaaaaaaaaaaaaaaagattctgctcCAAGCTTCCagcattttagaaaatacatgAGATATATTAGATAAACACGTTCTGGGTTTCCGGGCAGACACACTGTGaaaattaagtgattttttttctaaattatttaatgcatattttaaatagtgAAATAGAAACGAATGTATACTAATAATGAGGGCTTtgtgttaaagaaaagaaaattagttagcatgggccaggcgcagtggctcatgcctgtaatcccagcactttgggaggccaaggtgggcagatcacttgaggtc is from Macaca fascicularis isolate 582-1 chromosome 20, T2T-MFA8v1.1 and encodes:
- the ZNF821 gene encoding zinc finger protein 821 isoform X6, with protein sequence MSRRKQTNPNKVHWDQVFAGLEEQARQAMMKTDFPGDLGSQRQAIQQLRDQDSSSSDSEGDEEETTQDEVSSHTSEEDGGVVKVEKELENTQQPVGGNEVVEHEVTGNLNSDPLLELCQCPLCQLDCGSREQLIAHVYQ